From one Streptomyces chromofuscus genomic stretch:
- the nth gene encoding endonuclease III, with amino-acid sequence MTNRATARKSAAAGRTTAEKAAPAGEAAPARKAGAAKPAAAKKPPAKKTTARSAGPVKKATAKSAGPVKKATAKSAGPVKKAALGRKKPTVAPKKASAHVTKAAPAKTVTPKAPSDESRTALVRRARRINRELAEVYPYAHPELDFDNPFQLLVATVLSAQTTDLRVNQTTPALFAKYPTPEELAVANPEEVEEILRPCGFFRAKTRSVIGLSKALTEDFGGEVPGRLEDLVTLPGVGRKTAFVVLGNAFGRPGITVDTHFQRLVRRWRWTDETDPDKIEAAVGALFPKSDWTDLSHHVIWHGRRICHARKPACGACPIAPLCPAYGEGETDPEKAKKLLKYEKGGFPGQRLKPPQAYLDAGGRPAPPLGAG; translated from the coding sequence GTGACAAATCGGGCTACCGCCAGGAAGTCGGCGGCCGCCGGGAGGACCACCGCCGAGAAGGCCGCCCCGGCCGGAGAAGCCGCCCCGGCGAGGAAGGCCGGCGCCGCGAAACCGGCAGCGGCCAAGAAGCCTCCGGCCAAGAAGACGACCGCCAGGAGCGCGGGACCCGTCAAGAAGGCGACCGCCAAGAGCGCGGGACCCGTCAAGAAGGCGACCGCCAAGAGCGCGGGACCCGTCAAGAAAGCCGCCCTCGGGCGCAAGAAGCCCACCGTAGCTCCCAAGAAGGCCTCCGCCCACGTGACCAAGGCCGCGCCCGCGAAGACGGTCACCCCGAAGGCGCCGAGCGACGAGTCCCGTACCGCCTTGGTCCGCCGGGCCCGCCGCATCAACCGCGAACTCGCCGAGGTCTACCCGTACGCGCACCCGGAGCTCGACTTCGACAACCCCTTCCAGCTCCTGGTCGCGACGGTCCTGTCCGCCCAGACCACCGACCTGCGCGTGAACCAGACCACGCCGGCGCTGTTCGCCAAGTACCCCACCCCCGAGGAGCTGGCCGTCGCCAACCCCGAGGAGGTGGAGGAGATCCTGCGGCCGTGCGGCTTCTTCCGGGCCAAGACCAGGTCGGTCATAGGGCTGTCCAAGGCCCTCACGGAGGACTTCGGCGGCGAGGTCCCGGGCCGGCTCGAAGACCTCGTCACGTTGCCCGGCGTGGGCCGCAAGACCGCGTTCGTCGTCCTCGGCAACGCCTTCGGCCGCCCCGGCATCACCGTGGACACGCACTTCCAGCGCCTGGTGCGCCGCTGGCGCTGGACGGACGAGACCGACCCCGACAAGATCGAGGCCGCCGTCGGCGCGCTGTTCCCGAAGAGCGACTGGACGGACCTCTCACACCACGTGATCTGGCACGGCCGCCGCATCTGCCACGCCCGCAAGCCCGCCTGCGGGGCCTGCCCCATCGCCCCGCTCTGCCCGGCGTACGGCGAGGGCGAGACGGACCCGGAGAAGGCGAAGAAGCTGCTCAAGTACGAGAAGGGCGGCTTCCCCGGCCAGCGTCTGAAGCCCCCGCAGGCGTATCTGGACGCGGGCGGCAGGCCGGCCCCGCCCCTGGGGGCCGGATGA
- a CDS encoding NUDIX hydrolase, which yields MTRASETQGGPVVLSKEGLPGWLDPVVRAVETVEPRQLSRFLPPKDGAGRQSAVLILFGEGERGPELLLMERASSLRSHAGQPSFPGGALDPEDGDPQGDGPLRAALREAEEETGLDPSGVQLFGVLPKLYIPVSAFVVTPVLGWWREPSPVGVVDPNETARVFTVPVADLTDPANRATATHPSGHRGPAFLVESALVWGFTAGIIDRLLHFAGWERPWDRGKQVPLDWRS from the coding sequence ATGACACGTGCGAGCGAGACACAGGGCGGCCCGGTGGTGCTCAGCAAGGAGGGGCTGCCCGGCTGGCTGGACCCCGTGGTGCGCGCCGTGGAGACGGTCGAGCCGCGCCAGTTGAGCCGGTTCCTGCCGCCGAAGGACGGCGCGGGCCGGCAGTCCGCGGTCCTCATCCTGTTCGGCGAGGGTGAGCGCGGCCCCGAGCTGCTGCTGATGGAGCGGGCGAGCTCGCTGCGCTCGCACGCCGGGCAGCCCTCCTTCCCCGGTGGCGCCCTCGACCCCGAGGACGGCGACCCGCAGGGCGACGGGCCGCTGCGGGCCGCGCTGCGCGAGGCGGAGGAGGAGACCGGTCTCGACCCCTCCGGTGTGCAGCTGTTCGGCGTGCTCCCCAAGCTCTACATCCCGGTCAGCGCCTTCGTCGTGACGCCGGTGCTGGGCTGGTGGCGGGAGCCGAGCCCGGTGGGCGTCGTCGACCCGAACGAGACGGCGCGCGTCTTCACGGTCCCCGTGGCTGATCTCACGGACCCCGCCAACCGTGCCACCGCCACCCACCCCAGCGGCCACCGAGGTCCGGCATTCCTGGTCGAATCGGCCCTTGTCTGGGGCTTCACGGCCGGAATCATCGACCGCCTGCTGCACTTCGCGGGCTGGGAGAGACCGTGGGACCGCGGCAAGCAGGTCCCGCTCGACTGGCGGTCATGA
- a CDS encoding phage holin family protein, producing the protein MSAPDGSPVGAERSIGQLFASATAEMSALVHDEIALAKAQLRQDVKRGATSGGAFTAAGAVLLFSLPMLNFALAYGIHTWTDWNLALCFLLSFAANVLIALVLALIGLVFAKKAKKGKGPQRVAASVKESAGVLQKAKPHPRPARPELTELPRDRAPEAIEAVARSTS; encoded by the coding sequence ATGAGCGCACCCGACGGCAGCCCGGTCGGCGCCGAACGCAGCATCGGCCAGCTGTTCGCCTCCGCGACGGCCGAGATGTCGGCGCTGGTGCACGACGAGATCGCGCTGGCCAAGGCCCAGCTGAGGCAGGACGTCAAGCGCGGTGCGACGAGCGGCGGCGCGTTCACGGCGGCCGGCGCGGTGCTGCTGTTCTCCCTGCCGATGCTCAACTTCGCACTGGCGTACGGCATCCACACCTGGACCGACTGGAACCTGGCACTCTGCTTCCTGTTGTCCTTCGCGGCGAACGTCCTGATCGCCCTCGTCCTCGCGCTGATCGGCCTGGTGTTCGCGAAGAAGGCCAAGAAGGGCAAGGGCCCGCAGAGGGTGGCCGCGTCGGTGAAGGAGTCGGCGGGCGTGCTGCAGAAGGCCAAGCCGCACCCACGCCCCGCACGGCCGGAGCTGACCGAGCTTCCGCGGGACCGCGCGCCGGAGGCCATCGAGGCTGTGGCACGCTCGACGTCATGA
- a CDS encoding alpha/beta fold hydrolase gives MTESGTPSAQPASVVRPEGPWTHRDVAANGARFHIAELGDGPLVMLVHGFPQFWWAWRHQLVALADAGFRAVAMDLRGVGGSDRTPRGYDPANLALDITGVVRSLGEPDAALVGHDLGGYLAWTAAVMRPKLVRRLVVASMPHPRRWRSAMLADVRQTAASSHIWGFQRPWIPERQLVADDGALVGRLIRDWSGPRLPEDEAVATYRRAMCIPSTAHCSVEPYRWLVRSLARPDGIQFNRRMKRPVRVPTLHLHGSLDPVMRTRSAAGSGEYVEAPYRWRLFDGLGHFPHEEDPVAFSNELISWLKDPEPDR, from the coding sequence ATGACGGAATCCGGCACCCCCTCGGCGCAGCCCGCATCGGTCGTCCGGCCCGAAGGCCCCTGGACGCACCGGGACGTGGCGGCGAACGGCGCCCGCTTCCACATCGCGGAGCTGGGCGACGGACCGCTGGTGATGCTCGTGCACGGCTTCCCGCAGTTCTGGTGGGCCTGGCGGCACCAGCTGGTCGCGCTCGCCGACGCCGGGTTCCGGGCCGTCGCCATGGACCTCAGGGGCGTCGGCGGCAGCGACCGCACGCCCCGGGGTTACGACCCGGCCAACCTCGCCCTCGACATCACCGGCGTGGTCCGCTCGCTCGGTGAACCGGACGCGGCGCTGGTCGGGCACGACCTCGGCGGCTATCTCGCGTGGACGGCGGCCGTGATGCGGCCGAAACTGGTACGCCGCCTGGTGGTGGCGTCGATGCCGCATCCCCGGCGCTGGCGCTCGGCGATGCTCGCCGACGTGCGGCAGACGGCGGCGAGTTCGCACATCTGGGGGTTCCAGCGGCCGTGGATCCCGGAGCGGCAGCTCGTCGCGGACGACGGGGCGCTGGTGGGCCGGCTGATCCGGGACTGGTCCGGGCCGCGGCTGCCGGAGGACGAGGCGGTGGCGACGTACCGGCGTGCGATGTGCATTCCGTCGACGGCACACTGCTCCGTCGAGCCGTACCGCTGGCTGGTCCGCTCCCTGGCCCGGCCCGACGGCATCCAGTTCAACCGCAGGATGAAGCGCCCCGTGCGAGTGCCGACGCTGCATCTGCACGGCTCCCTCGACCCGGTGATGCGCACCCGCAGCGCGGCCGGCTCCGGCGAGTACGTCGAAGCCCCGTACCGCTGGCGCCTGTTCGACGGACTCGGCCACTTCCCCCATGAGGAGGACCCGGTGGCGTTCTCCAACGAGCTGATCAGCTGGCTGAAGGACCCCGAGCCGGACCGCTGA
- the nhaA gene encoding Na+/H+ antiporter NhaA has product MTAPSTARKAFARLSLPERTYLADALRTETVGGVLLLIAAVLALAWANIPALGHSYETVAHFHIGPAALGLDLSIAHWAADGLLAIFFFVAGIELKRELVAGDLRDPRAAVLPVVAALCGMAVPALVYSLTNGLGGGSLAGWAVPTATDIAFALAVLAVIGTSLPSALRAFLLTLAVVDDLFAILIIAVFFTDSLDFAALGGAVAGLGVFWLLLRKGVRGWYVYVPLALVIWALMYNSGVHATIAGVAMGLMLRCTTRDGEEHSPGEHIEHLVRPVSAGLAVPLFALFSAGVSVSGDVLADVFGRPETLGVVLGLVVGKTVGIFGGTWLTARFTRASLSEDLAWADVFAVASLAGIGFTVSLLIGELAFEGDAVLTDEIKAAVLTGSLIAALIATVLLKVRNAKYRSLCEAEERDDDLDGIPDIYEEHDPAYHLRMAEIYDRKAAEHRRLAEVRAAELAEVGGGAGDEGDGPA; this is encoded by the coding sequence GTGACCGCGCCCAGCACCGCCCGCAAGGCCTTCGCCCGTCTGTCCCTGCCCGAGCGGACCTACCTCGCGGACGCGCTGCGCACCGAGACGGTCGGCGGTGTCCTGCTGCTGATCGCCGCGGTCCTCGCGCTCGCCTGGGCGAACATACCGGCGCTCGGACACAGCTACGAGACGGTCGCCCACTTCCACATCGGTCCCGCCGCTCTCGGTCTCGACCTCTCGATCGCGCACTGGGCCGCCGACGGTCTGCTCGCGATCTTCTTCTTCGTCGCCGGCATCGAGCTCAAGCGCGAGCTGGTCGCCGGTGATCTCCGCGACCCGAGGGCGGCGGTCCTGCCGGTGGTCGCCGCGCTGTGCGGCATGGCCGTACCGGCGCTGGTCTACAGCCTCACCAACGGACTCGGCGGTGGCTCCCTTGCGGGCTGGGCGGTGCCCACCGCCACCGACATCGCCTTCGCGCTCGCCGTGCTCGCGGTCATCGGTACGTCGCTGCCGAGCGCCCTGCGCGCCTTCCTGCTGACGCTCGCCGTCGTGGACGACCTGTTCGCCATCCTGATCATCGCGGTCTTCTTCACCGACTCGCTCGACTTCGCCGCGCTGGGCGGCGCCGTCGCCGGCCTCGGCGTCTTCTGGCTGCTGCTGCGCAAGGGCGTGCGCGGCTGGTACGTCTACGTTCCGCTGGCCCTGGTGATCTGGGCGCTGATGTACAACAGCGGTGTCCACGCCACCATCGCGGGCGTCGCCATGGGCCTGATGCTGCGCTGCACCACGCGCGACGGCGAGGAGCACTCCCCCGGCGAGCACATCGAGCACCTGGTGCGCCCTGTGTCGGCGGGCCTCGCCGTACCGCTGTTCGCCTTGTTCAGCGCGGGCGTCTCGGTCTCCGGTGACGTCCTGGCGGACGTGTTCGGCAGGCCGGAGACGCTGGGCGTGGTCCTCGGCCTGGTCGTCGGCAAGACGGTCGGCATCTTCGGCGGCACCTGGCTGACCGCCCGCTTCACCCGCGCCTCGCTCAGCGAGGACCTGGCCTGGGCGGACGTCTTCGCCGTCGCCTCGCTCGCCGGCATCGGGTTCACCGTCTCGCTGCTCATCGGCGAACTGGCCTTCGAGGGCGACGCGGTGCTGACCGACGAGATCAAGGCCGCCGTACTCACCGGCTCGCTGATCGCGGCGCTCATCGCGACGGTTCTGCTGAAGGTACGGAACGCCAAGTACCGCTCGCTGTGCGAGGCCGAGGAGCGCGACGACGACCTCGACGGCATCCCGGACATCTACGAGGAGCACGACCCGGCGTACCACCTGCGGATGGCGGAGATCTACGACCGGAAGGCCGCCGAACACCGCCGGCTCGCCGAAGTGAGGGCGGCCGAGCTTGCCGAAGTGGGCGGCGGGGCAGGCGATGAGGGCGACGGTCCGGCATGA
- the acs gene encoding acetate--CoA ligase, translating into MSNESLANLLKEERRFAPPADLAANANVTAEAYEQAKADRLGFWAEQARRLAWAKEPTQTLDWSNPPFAKWFADGELNVAYNCVDRHVEAGHGDRVAIHFEGEPGDSRAITYAELKDEVSKAANALLELGVQKGDRVAVYMPMIPETAVAMLACARIGAAHSVVFGGFSADALATRIQDADAKVVITADGGYRRGKPSALKPSVDEAAEKAGNVEHVLVVRRTGQEVAWTEGRDVWWHDLVERQAAEHTPEAFAAEHPLFILYTSGTTGKPKGILHTSGGYLTQTSYTHHAVFDLKPETDVYWCTADVGWVTGHSYIVYGPLANGATQVMYEGTPDTPHQGRFWEIVQKYGVTILYTAPTAIRTFMKWGDDIPAKFDLSSLRILGSVGEPINPEAWIWYRKHIGADRTPIVDTWWQTETGAMMISPLPGVTETKPGSAQTPLPGISATVVDDEANEVPNGGGGYLVLTEPWPSMLRTIWGDDQRFLDTYWSRFEGKYFAGDGAKKDDDGDIWLLGRVDDVMLVSGHNISTTEVESALVSHPSVAEAAVVGAADETTGQAIVAFVILRGTAAETEDLVARLRDHVGTTLGPIAKPKRILPVAELPKTRSGKIMRRLLRDVAENRQLGDVTTLTDSTVMDLIQAKLPAAPGED; encoded by the coding sequence GTGAGCAACGAGAGCCTGGCCAACCTGCTCAAAGAAGAGCGCAGGTTCGCGCCCCCCGCCGACCTGGCCGCCAACGCCAACGTCACGGCGGAGGCGTACGAACAGGCCAAGGCTGACAGGCTCGGCTTCTGGGCCGAGCAGGCCCGCCGACTGGCCTGGGCCAAGGAGCCGACGCAGACGCTGGACTGGTCGAACCCGCCGTTCGCCAAGTGGTTCGCGGACGGCGAGCTCAACGTCGCGTACAACTGTGTGGACCGGCATGTCGAGGCCGGGCACGGCGACCGCGTGGCCATCCACTTCGAGGGCGAGCCCGGCGACAGCCGCGCCATCACCTACGCCGAGCTCAAGGACGAGGTCTCCAAGGCCGCCAACGCCCTGCTGGAGCTGGGCGTCCAGAAGGGCGACCGGGTCGCCGTCTACATGCCGATGATCCCCGAGACCGCGGTCGCGATGCTGGCCTGCGCCCGGATCGGCGCCGCGCACTCCGTGGTCTTCGGCGGCTTCTCGGCGGACGCGCTCGCGACGCGCATCCAGGACGCGGACGCCAAGGTCGTCATCACCGCCGACGGCGGCTACCGGCGCGGCAAGCCGTCCGCGCTGAAGCCGTCCGTGGACGAGGCCGCCGAGAAGGCGGGCAACGTCGAGCACGTCCTCGTCGTCCGCCGGACCGGCCAGGAGGTCGCCTGGACCGAGGGCCGGGACGTGTGGTGGCACGACCTGGTCGAGCGGCAGGCGGCCGAGCACACGCCGGAGGCGTTCGCGGCGGAGCACCCGCTGTTCATCCTCTACACGTCCGGTACGACGGGTAAGCCGAAGGGCATCCTGCACACTTCCGGCGGCTACCTCACCCAGACGTCGTACACCCACCACGCGGTCTTCGACCTCAAGCCGGAGACCGACGTGTACTGGTGCACGGCCGACGTCGGCTGGGTGACCGGGCACTCGTACATCGTCTACGGGCCGCTCGCCAACGGCGCCACCCAGGTCATGTACGAGGGCACGCCCGACACCCCGCACCAGGGCCGGTTCTGGGAGATCGTGCAGAAGTACGGGGTCACGATCCTCTACACGGCACCGACCGCGATCCGTACGTTCATGAAGTGGGGCGACGACATCCCCGCGAAGTTCGACCTGTCCAGCCTGCGGATCCTCGGCTCGGTCGGTGAGCCGATCAACCCGGAGGCCTGGATCTGGTACCGCAAGCACATCGGCGCGGACCGCACCCCGATCGTGGACACCTGGTGGCAGACCGAGACCGGCGCGATGATGATCTCACCGCTGCCCGGCGTCACCGAGACCAAGCCCGGTTCGGCGCAGACGCCGCTGCCCGGCATCTCCGCGACGGTCGTCGACGACGAGGCGAACGAGGTGCCGAACGGCGGCGGCGGCTACCTGGTGCTCACCGAGCCGTGGCCGTCGATGCTGCGCACCATCTGGGGTGACGACCAGCGGTTCCTCGACACGTACTGGTCGCGCTTCGAGGGCAAGTACTTCGCCGGTGACGGGGCGAAGAAGGACGACGACGGCGACATCTGGCTGCTGGGCCGCGTCGACGACGTCATGCTGGTCTCCGGGCACAACATCTCCACCACGGAGGTCGAGTCCGCTCTCGTCTCCCACCCCTCCGTCGCCGAGGCGGCCGTGGTGGGCGCGGCGGACGAGACGACCGGGCAGGCGATCGTCGCGTTCGTGATCCTGCGCGGTACGGCGGCCGAGACCGAGGACCTGGTCGCCCGGCTCCGCGACCACGTCGGCACCACGCTCGGCCCGATCGCCAAGCCGAAGCGGATCCTGCCGGTGGCGGAGCTGCCCAAGACCCGCTCCGGCAAGATCATGCGCCGCCTGCTGCGGGACGTCGCCGAGAACCGCCAGCTCGGTGACGTGACCACGCTGACCGACTCGACGGTCATGGACCTCATCCAGGCGAAGCTCCCGGCCGCTCCCGGCGAGGACTGA
- a CDS encoding MarP family serine protease, with the protein MNVLDILLLVAAVWFAIVGYRQGFVVGILSVIGFLGGGLVAVYALPLVWDALTDSEVSTTAAVVAVVVVIVCASVGQALTTHLGSKLRRYITWSPARALDATGGALVNVAAMLLVAWLLGSLLAQTTLPTIGKEVRNSRVLHGVDQALPGQADTWFTDFASVLKQNGFPQVFSPFANEPITDVQPPDPALAGSPVAARAQRSIVKVMGTAESCGKVLEGTGFVFGERRVMTNAHVVGGVDEPTVQIGGEGRRYDATVVLYDWERDIAVLDVPDLDAPALKFSTEDAVSGDSAIVAGFPENGAYDVRSARVRGRITANGPDIYHRGTVRRDVYSLYATVRQGNSGGPLLTPEGEVYGVVFAKSLDDAETGYALTVDEIREDITEGRTANQQVDSDSCAL; encoded by the coding sequence GTGAACGTGCTGGACATCCTGTTGCTGGTCGCCGCCGTGTGGTTCGCGATCGTGGGCTATCGCCAGGGCTTCGTCGTCGGCATCCTGTCGGTGATCGGCTTCCTCGGCGGCGGCCTCGTCGCGGTCTACGCACTGCCCCTCGTCTGGGACGCGCTCACCGACTCCGAGGTGAGCACCACGGCCGCCGTGGTCGCCGTCGTGGTCGTGATCGTCTGCGCCTCGGTCGGCCAGGCGCTGACCACCCACCTCGGCAGCAAGCTGCGCCGGTACATCACCTGGTCGCCGGCCCGCGCCCTGGACGCCACCGGCGGCGCCCTCGTCAACGTCGCCGCCATGCTGTTGGTGGCGTGGCTGCTCGGTTCCCTCCTGGCCCAGACCACCCTGCCGACCATCGGCAAGGAGGTGCGCAACTCCAGGGTGCTGCACGGCGTCGACCAGGCGCTGCCCGGGCAGGCCGACACCTGGTTCACCGACTTCGCCTCGGTACTGAAGCAGAACGGTTTCCCGCAGGTCTTCAGCCCGTTCGCCAACGAGCCCATCACCGACGTCCAGCCGCCCGACCCGGCCCTCGCGGGCAGCCCGGTCGCCGCCCGCGCCCAGCGCTCCATCGTCAAGGTGATGGGCACGGCCGAGAGTTGCGGCAAGGTCCTGGAGGGCACCGGCTTCGTCTTCGGCGAGCGCCGCGTGATGACCAACGCGCACGTCGTGGGCGGCGTCGACGAACCCACCGTCCAGATCGGGGGCGAGGGCCGGCGGTACGACGCGACGGTCGTCCTGTACGACTGGGAGCGCGACATCGCCGTACTCGACGTACCCGATCTGGACGCGCCCGCCTTGAAGTTCTCCACCGAGGACGCGGTCAGCGGGGACAGCGCGATCGTCGCCGGCTTCCCGGAGAACGGCGCGTACGACGTGCGGTCCGCGCGCGTGCGCGGGCGCATCACCGCCAACGGCCCCGACATCTACCACCGGGGCACGGTCCGCCGCGACGTCTACTCGCTGTACGCGACCGTCCGCCAGGGCAACTCCGGCGGTCCCCTGCTCACGCCCGAGGGCGAGGTCTACGGCGTCGTGTTCGCGAAGTCGCTCGACGACGCCGAGACGGGGTACGCGTTGACCGTCGACGAGATCCGCGAGGACATCACCGAGGGTCGTACGGCGAACCAGCAGGTGGACAGCGACAGCTGCGCCCTGTGA
- a CDS encoding SulP family inorganic anion transporter, with the protein MSACVPTRATDPHGSQRVHPPHSPPHRRRRFRIAGADVSASIAVFLIALPLSLGIALATGAPLQAGLVAAAVGGLVAGRLGGSPLQVSGPAAGLTVVTADLIHRYGWRTTCAITVLAGLAQLGLGCLRVARSALAVSPAIVHGMLAGIGVTIAVAQLHIVLGGTPQSVVLDNLRALPAQLAHLHPAAVMTSALTLALLLAWPRLPGRAGRMLRKAPAALVAVAGATAAASLAGLTLPKVELPNWSSHALAGLPEGPVLGLVAAVLSTTLVCSVQSLLGAVAVDKLAANRPGLAARAPRSDLDRELLGQGAANIVSGGLGGLPVAGVAVRSTANVHAGAVSRNSTMLHGVLVVIATLLMVPVLELIPLASLAALVMAVGIQMVSLNHIRTVTRHREVLVYVVTTLGVVLLGVLEGVALGIAVAVGVALHRLTRTRITHEVTEGVHHVQVRGQLTFLAVPRLSRALHLVPQGADVVVELDGSFMDHAAYETLQDWQNTHTATGGTVELTGRRAGVRIAEPMSFPDHRGETGADEPDPSAACRCSPWTPWRNHQCEVQRPLLQAPVGAGRQGAADGSGEHADHAGSASSEGSTNSEGSDGWRATEAEGSEGQEDSGGSKGSDGLDGSGCLGGFEGLESSTGARSAGPTSSAVAMSASGAQGSPLADSRADSTGSCSPQGSAGSALPYTTVGGSAQSGTPLTPFSPGSTTPADTTDPFSISAPIGDLSLPVTSNNSNGIPTTNNSPSVNDTRGSLQLARGISAFQSNTAPLVRGELARLAREGQRPAQLFLTCADSRLVTSMITSSGPGDLFVVRNVGNLVPRPGEESGDDSVAAAIEYAVDVLQVRSITVCGHSGCGAMQALLNSEPGSTRTPLRRWLRHGQPSLERMADASRAWPRLAGRPPADVAEQLCLTNVVQQLEHLRAHESVSRALREGALELHGMYFHVGEAQSYLLTETDEEQVFDTVRAADLSA; encoded by the coding sequence ATGTCAGCCTGCGTCCCCACACGAGCCACCGACCCGCACGGGTCCCAGCGAGTCCATCCACCCCACAGCCCGCCGCACCGGCGCCGCCGGTTCCGTATCGCCGGCGCCGACGTCTCGGCCTCGATCGCTGTCTTCCTGATCGCGCTTCCGTTGTCCCTGGGCATCGCCCTGGCCACCGGCGCTCCGCTCCAGGCCGGGCTCGTCGCCGCGGCCGTGGGCGGTCTGGTCGCCGGGCGGCTCGGCGGCTCGCCCCTCCAGGTGAGCGGCCCCGCGGCCGGCCTCACCGTCGTCACCGCCGACCTCATCCACCGCTACGGATGGCGTACGACATGCGCCATCACCGTCCTCGCCGGGCTCGCCCAGCTCGGTCTGGGCTGCCTGCGCGTGGCCCGCTCCGCGCTCGCCGTCAGCCCCGCGATCGTGCACGGCATGCTGGCCGGCATCGGCGTCACCATCGCCGTCGCCCAGCTGCACATCGTGCTCGGCGGCACCCCGCAGAGCGTCGTCCTGGACAATCTGCGCGCACTGCCCGCCCAACTCGCCCATCTGCATCCGGCCGCCGTCATGACGAGCGCGCTCACGCTCGCCCTGCTGCTGGCCTGGCCCCGGCTCCCCGGCCGGGCGGGCCGCATGCTGCGCAAGGCACCGGCCGCGCTCGTCGCCGTCGCCGGGGCCACCGCGGCGGCCTCGCTGGCCGGCCTCACCCTGCCCAAGGTCGAGCTGCCCAACTGGAGCAGCCACGCCCTGGCCGGACTGCCGGAGGGCCCGGTGCTCGGCCTGGTCGCCGCCGTGCTCAGCACCACGTTGGTGTGCAGCGTGCAGTCACTGCTCGGGGCGGTCGCCGTCGACAAGCTCGCCGCGAACCGGCCCGGCCTCGCGGCTCGCGCCCCGCGCTCCGACCTGGACCGTGAGCTGCTGGGTCAGGGCGCCGCCAACATCGTCTCCGGCGGACTCGGCGGACTGCCGGTCGCGGGCGTGGCCGTGCGCAGCACCGCCAACGTGCACGCGGGCGCCGTCAGCCGGAACTCCACGATGCTGCACGGCGTTCTCGTAGTGATCGCCACGCTGCTGATGGTCCCGGTCCTGGAGCTCATCCCGCTCGCCTCGCTCGCCGCCCTGGTGATGGCCGTCGGCATCCAGATGGTGTCGCTCAACCACATCCGCACGGTGACCCGCCACCGTGAGGTGCTGGTGTACGTGGTCACCACCCTCGGCGTGGTGCTCCTGGGCGTCCTGGAGGGCGTGGCGCTGGGCATCGCCGTGGCGGTCGGCGTCGCCCTGCACCGCCTCACCCGCACGCGCATCACCCACGAAGTGACGGAAGGAGTCCATCACGTACAGGTACGGGGACAGCTGACGTTCCTCGCGGTGCCACGGCTCAGCCGGGCCCTGCATCTCGTGCCTCAAGGCGCCGACGTCGTCGTCGAGTTGGACGGCTCGTTCATGGACCACGCGGCGTACGAGACCTTGCAGGACTGGCAGAACACGCACACCGCGACGGGCGGCACCGTGGAGCTGACCGGCCGCCGCGCCGGTGTCCGCATCGCCGAGCCCATGAGCTTCCCCGACCACCGGGGGGAGACCGGTGCCGACGAGCCGGACCCCTCCGCCGCTTGCCGTTGCAGCCCGTGGACGCCATGGCGCAACCACCAGTGCGAGGTGCAGCGACCGCTGCTGCAGGCGCCGGTGGGTGCGGGGCGGCAGGGAGCGGCGGACGGTTCCGGCGAACATGCGGACCATGCGGGCTCTGCGAGCTCTGAGGGTTCCACGAACTCCGAGGGCTCCGATGGCTGGAGGGCCACTGAGGCCGAGGGCTCCGAGGGCCAGGAGGATTCTGGTGGCTCGAAGGGCTCTGACGGCTTGGACGGCTCCGGCTGCTTGGGCGGCTTCGAGGGCTTGGAGAGCTCGACAGGCGCACGCTCGGCAGGTCCGACGAGCTCGGCAGTCGCAATGAGCGCGTCGGGCGCGCAGGGCTCACCACTCGCCGACAGCCGTGCGGACTCCACCGGCTCCTGCAGTCCCCAGGGCTCTGCCGGTTCCGCCCTGCCCTACACCACCGTCGGCGGCTCCGCCCAGTCCGGCACCCCACTGACCCCGTTCAGCCCAGGAAGCACCACCCCCGCTGATACAACTGACCCCTTCAGCATCAGCGCCCCCATCGGTGACCTCTCTCTCCCCGTCACCTCCAACAACAGCAACGGCATCCCCACCACCAACAACTCCCCCTCCGTCAACGACACCCGCGGCAGCCTCCAACTGGCCCGAGGCATCAGCGCCTTCCAGAGCAACACGGCGCCCCTGGTCCGAGGCGAGCTCGCACGGTTGGCCCGGGAGGGACAGCGCCCCGCGCAGCTGTTCCTGACCTGCGCCGACTCCCGTCTGGTCACCTCGATGATCACTTCCAGTGGTCCGGGCGACCTGTTCGTGGTGCGCAACGTCGGCAACCTGGTGCCGCGGCCCGGCGAGGAGAGCGGCGACGACTCGGTGGCGGCGGCGATCGAGTACGCCGTGGACGTGCTGCAGGTGCGGTCCATCACGGTGTGCGGCCACTCCGGATGCGGAGCCATGCAGGCGCTGCTGAACTCCGAGCCGGGCAGCACGCGCACGCCGCTCAGGCGGTGGCTGCGGCACGGGCAGCCCAGCCTGGAGCGCATGGCCGACGCCAGTCGGGCCTGGCCCCGGCTGGCCGGGCGGCCGCCCGCCGACGTGGCCGAGCAGCTGTGCCTGACCAACGTCGTGCAGCAACTGGAGCACCTGCGCGCTCACGAGTCGGTGTCGCGGGCACTGCGCGAGGGAGCGCTGGAGCTGCACGGCATGTACTTCCACGTGGGGGAGGCGCAGTCGTACCTCCTGACCGAGACGGACGAGGAGCAGGTGTTCGACACCGTCCGTGCGGCGGACCTGTCCGCATGA